In the genome of Populus trichocarpa isolate Nisqually-1 chromosome 6, P.trichocarpa_v4.1, whole genome shotgun sequence, one region contains:
- the LOC18109302 gene encoding uncharacterized protein LOC18109302 isoform X1 → MEFKFRAGDNRPPVCFSPSSSIGYFYEQALRASYPNADPRQIPEPMRNELFLRRIEKERIREEIIAQEMAWRQELEAEVRRELMVEREMAMRGGRGMSFEERLTMQFDSRKPLLPGPFVNQFDCSWPEDRLAFHGHGVSYMLPPVPRLPESEMKPSTENNKDKVIVLKKPDPNLCGAKRKAVTPAAESVGELPFAGIKKKPKEEWSCALCQVSATSERGLNEHLQGRRHKAKEAGLRAQKMARNPNKASLPKETTKTAKVTIPTAGLEMEAKIEDESLQLNKSDNFSNKKIENKEERGNRNDVQLEQKNQQLEDLNKSMAEAVQTKERTPEIKMKKKFKFWCEMCQIGAYSEMVMEAHKKGKKHLARLQKSSQNGEAVQADKKAKDSEVAVKETEDSEFVAERATDSGLAARGTDTERTETTVANADEQRPPSTITMEKEGVHQSEIISNQEKMSK, encoded by the exons ATGGAGTTCAAGTTTCGAGCTGGAGACAACAGGCCACCGGTATGCTTCTCCCCGTCATCTAGTATCGGTTATTTTTACGAACAAGCATTGCGAG CTTCCTATCCAAACGCTGATCCGCGACAAATTCCCGAGCCAATGCGAAACGAGTTGTTCCTGCGCCGAATCGAGAAGGAGCGTATCAGAGAGGAAATAATTGCACAAGAAATGGCGTGGCGACAAGAGCTGGAAGCGGAGGTGAGGAGGGAGTTGATGGTGGAAAGAGAAATGGCAATGCGAGGAGGACGAGGGATGTCTTTTGAAGAAAGATTGACAATGCAGTTTGATTCGAGGAAGCCTCTGCTGCCGGGTCCTTTCGTGAACCAATTTGATTGTAGCTGGCCCGAAGATCGTTTAGCATTTCACGGTCATGGGGTGTCTTATATGTTGCCGCCGGTGCCAAGGCTACCAGAGTCAGAGATGAAACCTTCAACGGAAAATAACAAGGATAAAGTAATCGTGCTG AAGAAACCGGATCCAAATCTTTGTGGAGCGAAGAGGAAGGCTGTAACACCAGCTGCAGAAAGTGTTGGTGAACTTCCTTTTGCTGGTATAAAGAAGAAACCCAAGGAAGAATGGAGTTGTGCCCTATGTCAGGTTAGTGCTACAAGTGAGAGAGGTTTGAATGAACACCTTCAAGGCAGAAGGCACAAGGCCAAGGAAGCAGGATTGAGAGCCCAGAAGATGGCGAGGAATCCCAATAAAGCATCATTGCCAAAGGAAACCACAAAGACAGCTAAGGTAACCATCCCCACTGCAGGCTTAGAAATGGAGGCAAAAATCGAAGATGAATCACTTCAACTTAACAAGAGTGATAACttttcaaacaagaaaattgagaataaggaagagagagggaataGAAACGATGTGCAATTAGAGCAGAAAAATCAGCAACTGGAGGACTTGAACAAAAGTATGGCAGAAGCAGTTCAGACAAAGGAGAGGACACCGGAGATtaagatgaaaaagaaatttaagttctggtgTGAAATGTGCCAGATTGGAGCCTACTCTGAAATGGTGATGGAGGCTCATAAGAAAGGGAAGAAACACCTGGCTCGGCTTCAGAAATCTAGTCAAAACGGTGAAGCTGTACAGGCTGATAAGAAGGCAAAAGATTCAGAAGTTGCGGTTAAAGAAACTGAAGATTCAGAATTTGTGGCTGAAAGAGCAACTGATTCAGGACTCGCCGCAAGGGGAACAGACACAGAGAGAACAGAAACTACTGTTGCAAATGCAGATGAACAACGTCCACCTTCTACAATAACAATGGAGAAAGAAGGGGTGCATCAGTCAGAAATAATAAGCAACCAAGAGAAGATGAGCAAGTGA
- the LOC18109302 gene encoding uncharacterized protein LOC18109302 isoform X2 codes for MRNELFLRRIEKERIREEIIAQEMAWRQELEAEVRRELMVEREMAMRGGRGMSFEERLTMQFDSRKPLLPGPFVNQFDCSWPEDRLAFHGHGVSYMLPPVPRLPESEMKPSTENNKDKVIVLKKPDPNLCGAKRKAVTPAAESVGELPFAGIKKKPKEEWSCALCQVSATSERGLNEHLQGRRHKAKEAGLRAQKMARNPNKASLPKETTKTAKVTIPTAGLEMEAKIEDESLQLNKSDNFSNKKIENKEERGNRNDVQLEQKNQQLEDLNKSMAEAVQTKERTPEIKMKKKFKFWCEMCQIGAYSEMVMEAHKKGKKHLARLQKSSQNGEAVQADKKAKDSEVAVKETEDSEFVAERATDSGLAARGTDTERTETTVANADEQRPPSTITMEKEGVHQSEIISNQEKMSK; via the exons ATGCGAAACGAGTTGTTCCTGCGCCGAATCGAGAAGGAGCGTATCAGAGAGGAAATAATTGCACAAGAAATGGCGTGGCGACAAGAGCTGGAAGCGGAGGTGAGGAGGGAGTTGATGGTGGAAAGAGAAATGGCAATGCGAGGAGGACGAGGGATGTCTTTTGAAGAAAGATTGACAATGCAGTTTGATTCGAGGAAGCCTCTGCTGCCGGGTCCTTTCGTGAACCAATTTGATTGTAGCTGGCCCGAAGATCGTTTAGCATTTCACGGTCATGGGGTGTCTTATATGTTGCCGCCGGTGCCAAGGCTACCAGAGTCAGAGATGAAACCTTCAACGGAAAATAACAAGGATAAAGTAATCGTGCTG AAGAAACCGGATCCAAATCTTTGTGGAGCGAAGAGGAAGGCTGTAACACCAGCTGCAGAAAGTGTTGGTGAACTTCCTTTTGCTGGTATAAAGAAGAAACCCAAGGAAGAATGGAGTTGTGCCCTATGTCAGGTTAGTGCTACAAGTGAGAGAGGTTTGAATGAACACCTTCAAGGCAGAAGGCACAAGGCCAAGGAAGCAGGATTGAGAGCCCAGAAGATGGCGAGGAATCCCAATAAAGCATCATTGCCAAAGGAAACCACAAAGACAGCTAAGGTAACCATCCCCACTGCAGGCTTAGAAATGGAGGCAAAAATCGAAGATGAATCACTTCAACTTAACAAGAGTGATAACttttcaaacaagaaaattgagaataaggaagagagagggaataGAAACGATGTGCAATTAGAGCAGAAAAATCAGCAACTGGAGGACTTGAACAAAAGTATGGCAGAAGCAGTTCAGACAAAGGAGAGGACACCGGAGATtaagatgaaaaagaaatttaagttctggtgTGAAATGTGCCAGATTGGAGCCTACTCTGAAATGGTGATGGAGGCTCATAAGAAAGGGAAGAAACACCTGGCTCGGCTTCAGAAATCTAGTCAAAACGGTGAAGCTGTACAGGCTGATAAGAAGGCAAAAGATTCAGAAGTTGCGGTTAAAGAAACTGAAGATTCAGAATTTGTGGCTGAAAGAGCAACTGATTCAGGACTCGCCGCAAGGGGAACAGACACAGAGAGAACAGAAACTACTGTTGCAAATGCAGATGAACAACGTCCACCTTCTACAATAACAATGGAGAAAGAAGGGGTGCATCAGTCAGAAATAATAAGCAACCAAGAGAAGATGAGCAAGTGA